The following are encoded together in the Mammaliicoccus vitulinus genome:
- a CDS encoding MurR/RpiR family transcriptional regulator produces MILDKLINEHYQRLNDNDIHIIQMINQNIHLIHRLKIQEIADISHTSISSIHRLARKLGFDGYSDFKAYIKLNRQVSKPSTDIIESLEQDLQQTLKHLKMIDYDYISEQIDNSPYIYIYGTGVAQLNVARDAQRHFLSINKRVMVINDESELKISMNQMKEDDLIFIISLSGETPHLKENIEIMHTRNISYISITTLKDNYLAQNARYNIYVNSSPIELFNQISYSSFLPYHIAFEVIVRKFSEWKLSH; encoded by the coding sequence ATGATATTGGATAAACTGATTAATGAGCATTATCAACGACTTAACGATAATGATATACATATAATACAAATGATTAATCAAAATATTCATCTGATTCATCGCTTAAAAATTCAAGAAATAGCTGATATTTCACACACTTCTATCTCTTCTATCCACCGTCTAGCCCGCAAGCTCGGATTTGATGGTTATAGTGACTTTAAAGCTTACATTAAATTAAACAGACAAGTTTCTAAGCCTTCTACTGATATTATTGAAAGTTTAGAACAAGATTTACAACAAACATTGAAACACTTAAAAATGATTGATTATGATTATATAAGTGAACAAATAGATAACTCTCCATACATTTATATATATGGAACCGGCGTTGCACAATTAAACGTCGCGAGAGATGCACAACGACACTTCCTTTCTATAAATAAAAGAGTAATGGTCATAAACGATGAAAGTGAACTTAAAATTTCAATGAATCAAATGAAAGAAGACGATTTAATCTTCATCATTTCTTTATCAGGAGAAACACCTCATCTTAAAGAAAATATTGAAATTATGCATACTCGCAACATAAGTTATATTTCAATTACAACGTTAAAAGATAACTACTTAGCTCAAAATGCACGTTATAATATATACGTAAACAGTTCACCTATAGAACTGTTCAACCAAATATCATATTCAAGTTTTTTACCTTATCACATTGCTTTCGAAGTCATCGTGCGCAAATTCAGTGAATGGAAACTTTCACACTAG
- a CDS encoding 2-hydroxyacid dehydrogenase family protein, producing MKKVFITGEIPTEGLNLLKEHFEVDVFEGEKLITKEILLQKVNDVDAIISPLSTNIDKEIIDQAPNLKIIANYGAGFNNIDIKYAREKGIDVTNTPKASTNATADLTIGILLAASRRIAEGDKLCRTTGFNGWAPLFFRGREVSGKTVGIVGLGEIGSAVARRAKGFDMNILYTGPNRKPEQEASLGATYVSLDEMLAQADFITINAAYSDALHHLFDKDAFEKMKETAYIINASRGPIVDENALVEALKANTIEGAALDVFEFEPKITEALKSMDNVVLTPHIGNATFEARDEMARIVAHNTIKKLQGDQPDFVVNA from the coding sequence ATGAAAAAAGTATTCATAACAGGAGAAATACCAACTGAAGGCTTAAATTTATTAAAGGAACATTTTGAAGTTGATGTCTTTGAAGGGGAGAAGTTAATCACGAAAGAAATATTACTTCAAAAAGTAAACGATGTAGATGCTATCATCAGTCCACTATCTACAAATATAGATAAAGAAATTATCGATCAAGCCCCTAACTTAAAAATTATCGCGAACTATGGCGCTGGATTTAATAATATAGATATTAAATATGCTAGAGAAAAAGGTATTGATGTGACAAATACGCCAAAAGCATCAACTAACGCAACAGCAGATTTAACAATTGGCATATTGCTCGCTGCTTCTAGAAGAATCGCAGAAGGAGATAAACTATGTAGAACGACTGGTTTCAATGGATGGGCACCGTTATTCTTTAGAGGTAGGGAAGTCTCCGGTAAGACTGTCGGCATAGTTGGTCTAGGTGAAATAGGTTCAGCAGTAGCGAGACGTGCCAAAGGATTTGATATGAACATCCTATACACAGGGCCAAACAGAAAGCCAGAACAAGAAGCTTCTTTAGGGGCTACTTATGTCAGTCTAGATGAGATGTTAGCACAAGCAGATTTCATTACAATCAATGCTGCATACTCAGATGCGTTACACCATTTATTCGATAAAGACGCTTTTGAAAAAATGAAAGAAACTGCATATATTATCAATGCATCACGCGGACCAATCGTAGACGAAAATGCATTAGTAGAAGCATTAAAAGCAAACACTATCGAAGGCGCAGCATTAGACGTATTTGAATTCGAGCCGAAAATAACAGAAGCACTCAAATCAATGGATAACGTTGTACTTACACCACATATCGGTAACGCAACATTTGAAGCTAGAGATGAAATGGCAAGAATCGTAGCACACAATACCATTAAAAAACTACAAGGAGATCAACCAGACTTTGTAGTGAATGCATAA